One Salvelinus fontinalis isolate EN_2023a chromosome 27, ASM2944872v1, whole genome shotgun sequence genomic region harbors:
- the LOC129825147 gene encoding proton-coupled zinc antiporter SLC30A2-like isoform X2, with amino-acid sequence MDTTVNSEVNSEKSHLVSEKNGKMYSMKSSFPESKEDYPNFPFENGDATGATKLKKQPVGTHCHGNKAVSEENHDKLLAKKKLYVASIVCLIFMIGEVIGGYLAHSLAIMTDAAHLLTDFGSMMVSLFSLWISSRPPTKTMTFGWHRSEILGALVSVMSIWIVTGVLVYLAIERIVRNDYEINSQAMLITSGCAVIVNIIMAYILHHSTTFHAQGSGYQQIDDNGQSPVGHSHSHVGHGHSHALLGHGHGNTSVRAAFIHVLGDLLQSVGVLVAAIVIFFRPEYKVADPICTFLFSVFVLGTTITILRDVFRILMEGAPKGIEFDSVKEVLLSLKMVKSMHNLRVWALTAGQTLVSVHVAIEKNADPQSVLKEATEILQTKFGFYSTTIQVEFYSDDMAYCTHCQDPMG; translated from the exons ATGGATACCACTGTGAATTCAGAAGTAAATTCAGAGAAGTCTCACCTCGTTAGCGAGAAGAATGGCAAAATGTATTCAATGAAAAG TTCCTTTCCAGAATCCAAAGAAGACTATCCCAACTTCCCGTTTGAAAACGGAGATGCGACTGGTGCCACCAAGCTGAAGAAGCAGCCTGTTGGCACCCATTGCCATGGTAACAAAGCAGTGAGTGAGGAGAACCATGACAAGCTTCTGGCTAAGAAGAAGCTGTACGTCGCCTCCATTGTGTGCCTCATCTTCATGATTGGAGAGGTCATAG GTGGCTACCTGGCCCACAGTTTGGCTATCATGACAGATGCAGCTCACCTCCTGACTGACTTTGGCAGCATGATGGTCAGTCTCTTCTCCCTGTGGATCTCCTCCAGACCGCCCACCAAAACCATGACCTTTGGATGGCACCGCTCAG AGATCCTAGGAGCCCTGGTGTCAGTGATGTCCATCTGGATAGTGACTGGGGTTCTGGTGTACCTGGCCATCGAGAGGATAGTCAGGAACGACTATGAGATCAACAGTCAAGCGATGCTCATCACCTCCGGCTGTGCCGTCATAGTAAACATCAT CATGGCGTACATCCTCCACCACTCTACCACCTTCCACGCCCAAGGCTCAGGCTACCAGCAGATAGACGACAACGGGCAGAGCCCTGTGGGTCACAGCCACTCCCATGTGGGTCACGGCCACTCCCATGCCCTTCTGGGTCATGGCCATGGCAACACCAGTGTGAGAGCAGCCTTCATTCACGTGTTGGGAGACCTCCTACAGAGTGTTGGGGTCCTAGTGGCTGCCATTGTCATCTTCTTCAGG CCTGAATACAAAGTAGCAGATCCCATTTGTACCTTCCTCTTCTCCGTGTTTGTCCTGGGGACCACGATCACCATCCTCAGGGATGTCTTCAGGATTCTCATGGAAG GGGCTCCTAAGGGAATAGAGTTTGACTCCGTGAAGGAGGTGTTGCTGTCTCTGAAGATGGTGAAGTCTATGCACAACCTGCGCGTGTGGGCCCTGACCGCAGGACAGACTCTGGTCTCTGTCCACGTAGCCATCG AGAAGAATGCTGATCCCCAGAGTGTCCTTAAGGAGGCTACAGAGATCCTCCAAACCAAGTTTGGTTTCTATAGCACCACCATCCAGGTGGAGTTCTACTCTGACGACATGGCCTACTGCACACACTGCCAGGACCCAATGGGCTAA
- the LOC129825147 gene encoding proton-coupled zinc antiporter SLC30A2-like isoform X1 yields MDTTVNSEVNSEKSHLVSEKNGKMYSMKSSFPESKEDYPNFPFENGDATGATKLKKQPVGTHCHGNKAVSEENHDKLLAKKKLYVASIVCLIFMIGEVIGGYLAHSLAIMTDAAHLLTDFGSMMVSLFSLWISSRPPTKTMTFGWHRSEILGALVSVMSIWIVTGVLVYLAIERIVRNDYEINSQAMLITSGCAVIVNIIMAYILHHSTTFHAQGSGYQQIDDNGQSPVGHSHSHVGHGHSHALLGHGHGNTSVRAAFIHVLGDLLQSVGVLVAAIVIFFRPEYKVADPICTFLFSVFVLGTTITILRDVFRILMEGAPKGIEFDSVKEVLLSLKMVKSMHNLRVWALTAGQTLVSVHVAIGQKPPLLSLAHPFRLYVHNLACSFTHIANCGQQKKRSYITSQLDITIWGGK; encoded by the exons ATGGATACCACTGTGAATTCAGAAGTAAATTCAGAGAAGTCTCACCTCGTTAGCGAGAAGAATGGCAAAATGTATTCAATGAAAAG TTCCTTTCCAGAATCCAAAGAAGACTATCCCAACTTCCCGTTTGAAAACGGAGATGCGACTGGTGCCACCAAGCTGAAGAAGCAGCCTGTTGGCACCCATTGCCATGGTAACAAAGCAGTGAGTGAGGAGAACCATGACAAGCTTCTGGCTAAGAAGAAGCTGTACGTCGCCTCCATTGTGTGCCTCATCTTCATGATTGGAGAGGTCATAG GTGGCTACCTGGCCCACAGTTTGGCTATCATGACAGATGCAGCTCACCTCCTGACTGACTTTGGCAGCATGATGGTCAGTCTCTTCTCCCTGTGGATCTCCTCCAGACCGCCCACCAAAACCATGACCTTTGGATGGCACCGCTCAG AGATCCTAGGAGCCCTGGTGTCAGTGATGTCCATCTGGATAGTGACTGGGGTTCTGGTGTACCTGGCCATCGAGAGGATAGTCAGGAACGACTATGAGATCAACAGTCAAGCGATGCTCATCACCTCCGGCTGTGCCGTCATAGTAAACATCAT CATGGCGTACATCCTCCACCACTCTACCACCTTCCACGCCCAAGGCTCAGGCTACCAGCAGATAGACGACAACGGGCAGAGCCCTGTGGGTCACAGCCACTCCCATGTGGGTCACGGCCACTCCCATGCCCTTCTGGGTCATGGCCATGGCAACACCAGTGTGAGAGCAGCCTTCATTCACGTGTTGGGAGACCTCCTACAGAGTGTTGGGGTCCTAGTGGCTGCCATTGTCATCTTCTTCAGG CCTGAATACAAAGTAGCAGATCCCATTTGTACCTTCCTCTTCTCCGTGTTTGTCCTGGGGACCACGATCACCATCCTCAGGGATGTCTTCAGGATTCTCATGGAAG GGGCTCCTAAGGGAATAGAGTTTGACTCCGTGAAGGAGGTGTTGCTGTCTCTGAAGATGGTGAAGTCTATGCACAACCTGCGCGTGTGGGCCCTGACCGCAGGACAGACTCTGGTCTCTGTCCACGTAGCCATCGGTCAGAAACCACCTTTACTCAGTCTGGCACATCCATTTAGATTGTATGTGCACAATCTAGCATGTTCATTCACACACATTGCCAATTGTGGCCAACAGAAAAAAAGATCATACATAACTTCACAGTTAGACATTACGATATGGGGCGGcaaatag